A stretch of DNA from Montipora foliosa isolate CH-2021 chromosome 4, ASM3666993v2, whole genome shotgun sequence:
CAACCGACTCCGACGACGTTTGGAACTTGCGCAGTATACGTGAAAAAACTTTCGATCACGTACggtgaccacgtgaccaaaaaCACGGTTATGGCGAGCTGAAGGCGGCAGTGGGCTTTTTCTTCATCACTTTCTTCGTCTCCGCTCTCTATTTTCACCAGTTTAGCCTTGTCGCAGGAGATTTTCTCCTCTGATTCGTTTCCAAAGAAATTATATATCAACAGCGATACGGGAATCAGGAATATGCAAGACGTGACCAGAGTAAAACTCAAACCGGATGGTGGCCAGTCGACCTCACAAAAGGCCTTTCTGCTGATAAAAACGTACTTGCTCCACAACAAAGACAGCGAGTAGGAAAGAGTTGTGTGTGCGATGATATAGCCCAGAGGAATAGACTGTCGAGGAGGGGAATTTCCTAGACCCCTTTGAGCCTCGGTCATTCGGAAGTACTGCTCAGTTGTGATAGTTACAAGCGTTGAAATCGACACAATAATGTAAATTACATTTGTGAGTCCGTAGCTCCGACACCAATGTTCTTCAAAATACCATCTTCCAGAGGTACTCACAGAGATCAACAGCGGCAAATCTTTGATCGAAACCAAAACATCTACAGCCGCCAAGTTCGCCACGATCAGCGCTGTGCAGGAAGTTCGGAGACTCCTCTTGCGGTATATACAATAGCAGACGAAAATGTTTATCCCAATGGTCATGAGGCAGTAAAGAGCAATCAATGAGGCCACTGGTGAATAAGAAGTTATTTCCAAGCTTATCTTCGTCTCACTAGTTTCAGCCATTTTCATTCAACCCTTGAGCTGCTCAGTTGATTCAGTATCTGTTGTGCTGCTGTTAACAAGGTTCCTGACTGAGATAATAACACTGCCTTTTAAATCTCTGTTGCGCACTTCTTTGCCAAATTTCAATAAACTAATTATTTCTTGTGATATCCAAGACAATGATGACACAGCTTATATTCTGTGTCAATGAAAAAAAGTGGAAAATCCTCTCACCAGAAATGTCCCTTGGTCAAGGAATTCCGCTCCGGAGAAATTATTTGCCGATTTAAAACTTGCTTTCTTCGAATTGACTTTGCTCTGTAACAAAGGGCATCTCTGACAGGGATATTACAAAAGACTTTTTTATTATCATAGGACCTGTTACCATAGGCAAAGATAATGTTAAATTCATGATCAAATCTGACTGTGATCCACCTGTTTCAGCTCAATGCAAACAAATCTGTGATTGGGTAGCAGGTGATCCACTTTCTCTTATACGATGTGATTGGCTTAGACCTCAATGCCATTTAATATTTCGCGAAAGTCATATTTGCTAAGTGCTACGTGTTTCGTCGACATCGATTTACTGGCTTTGTTTTGAAACGAAATTGAATTTTCTTGTGAACTACTGTTTTGCATATTGTCGTAAGCAGGCTTTAATAAGCTGGAAAAGTGCCTTGCTGATCTTTCTTGTCTTTCCTCCCGAATGAGCTACGGATAACTGAGCAACGGTGAAACAAAGCGGAGAACAATGGGTGAACAGTCCAAACATGTGCGAGGCCTAGCAAAGCACGTGTTTGAAACCCCAATGAATTATTATCCTGAAAACTTGAAACCTTTTGTCTGGATTGCAACCTAGTTGGAATCTAAAGGTCTGTTtatcttcttcccaactttaaTTCACGTAAAGTAGAAAAACACATGCGGTGAAGCTTTCGCCGTCCGTTCCAGGTCAGTGACTCCAGCTGAAATAAATGTTCTGATAGCACTCAGAATTAAAATCCCCGGAAGCGAGTGCTGGTATTTTACCGGTGGCTTGATGTTCATTACATTCACAAGTACCGATGAAAGCTCTTTAAACCTGCTGGTTTGAAAACAGGAGCGCGTGGTTCtaagaaaatttcatttttatatgAAATTTCCGTTTCAACTCAAAACGGGACgttttttgcaaaagaaaattaagtaTAACTGCCAGGACTCAGACAGCGCAACCTCTTTCGTATCGTTCACAGCGACAAAAAGTTTGCgttattttttcgtttttctctaTTGGGACTGTGATCAGCcaaatacatattttttttattttgcaaatttCTTTCCCTGGAGGCGTCCTAAAAACTGCCCCTCTCCCCCTCTCCCACAAAGTCCTAGTACGCGCCCGCGATGATTGTGACTCACGCCGACACGATTCCCTTAGAAACGTAAACTGAATGTGAACTCACTGTgaacatttctttctttgaacaTTAGAGTTACGGAATTTTGAAATAATGAGCGGCTTACCAAGGGAAATATTGAAATGGATACAAAGTTTGGACCTTTCTCACCCTGTTAGAAATACAAGAAGGTAAAGCCGACCCGTGTTTTTGTTCATCGTCAAACATAACTTTATAGCTCTTTTGTGCGACAGGACAGACTCAATCTGGTATGTATTTCTTTCTTGCGTGCATAGGGATTTTTCAAACGGGTATCTTGTGGCAGAGATATTCTCGTGGTACTTTCCACAGGAAATCGAAATGCATTCTTACGATAATGGAACATCGTTACCAAGCAGGCAGGGAAACTGGAGTCAACTTCAGAGGGTTAGTAAACCAGCCTGGTAACATCCTTTAATACAGGAATTTAAATATTATTACTGGATTTgccaataaaattatttgaattaatTACACAGAATACAAAATGTTTTAGAgatctccatataataaattatacGGGAGTCTTCTTTATAGAATGGCTAAAAAATCATGTAGGTTTTTGATTTccaattaacaaattgatgtcagtttttcatgcgtctgtcctgttattgacaatgaatttcgtcataacattgtcaaagtagtctgcggatccactcggctatcgcctcggctatcgcctcgtggatccacagctactttgacaatgttatgacgaaattcatgatcaataacaggacagaagcatgaaaaactgacattaatttgttttttacaataacaaaaaggcagaggggtcaaaattaagtcaaaacatgagaagaacgcgagacaaaaatgcgagaaacttcaatctgactcAAGCAATATCACATCATCCTCGCATAAATTAtgaatttatgtgtctgtccacttttatataataacccaagttattcacggattttgattggttcttgcctatgatctattagaggacagacgcacgattgacgtcaccatcatcttttatgcgaataaagtttaattctttattatataaaacaaatagattccatgttgccgtgggtctgtccAGTAATAGATCatagaagacgtcaaaatgtggtaagaacatcagtgacacaatcggctatcgcctcgtgtgccacttttttgttcttaccacgttttgacgtcatctgtgatctattactgaacagacgcatggcaacatggaatctatttgttaagttgacaataaaaattaaccaatgagcgtgcgagaattttgcagtcattgtaaaaaaactttttgCAAGGATCCTTGAGAGCTTTTCAGTTCTTTCCTCAGAAATCCTCAGAAATGTAGACTTTTTCATGGCTATGCCATAATTATATGCCAGTGATGTTGTAATACTCAAGCCTGTAAAGATCACAAACCACAGTGACATGCAATACACATTATTTAGGCCAGGTATTATTTGATCTGGTTGGCACAGAGGTTCAATATAAAATACAATAGGATTCAAGGTCCCCTAAGAGACCTAATaccacaattaacaattattgaatgagaTTGAGcttgatagcgataattatcaaggccaaagtttgtgttatctgctgaagctgAAGGCTGAGgtggataacacaaactgaggcctcgATAATTATCGCTGTCAcgcgaaaaccgaatccaataattgttttattatgcatattcctgagctgaactccgccatgacaaaactgatcaaactgctggttagtgtattaggtgacgtcacttctgcatgcatgaaactattgtctgtaggtatgacatCAATTCTACATACATATAATCTAATGTCTGTAGGTATGATGTAAGAGAAACAGCAAACAAGTATTAGCTGCGTgctatagccaatcaaaaccaagctggtgacaccaatgtataataatacaagTTACCGGCACTTATACATGTAGCTGCTCTATGTCACATGGAGATTatgaacacttttttttttaatccaagaagactagaAACTCTACTTCTTGTAGAAaatcattacaaaggcagcagtttCAGATTTCTATGCCTCTTTATTTATGCAAACATGGCTCCCATTAATCATTTTACTTAGAAGGGGTTCCCTATAGACTACTTCGACAATACgacagccattttgatttctattgtttgaaaagttattatgggatgctcagggggcaaattaatatgtattttaaCCCCTGGGCATCACATATTATCCttttaaacaatagaaatcaaaacagCCACGTGATCATCGAAATAGTCTACACTGAGGAATAAATTACTCCTGAATAGGCTATttcaattttgatttctatttttTAAAAGGATATTATGGGATGCCAAGGGGTCAAAATACATATTAATCATCTTTGGCATCAGCCAGAGTTAGATCTGTATATGTCACGTATAGGAGGGAAGGTTTAAATAACCAGTAAGTCAAAAGTACATGTTGTGACCTTGGGGCCCTGTTGAGACAActcctttaacccat
This window harbors:
- the LOC137999040 gene encoding melanopsin-like, whose product is MKMAETSETKISLEITSYSPVASLIALYCLMTIGINIFVCYCIYRKRSLRTSCTALIVANLAAVDVLVSIKDLPLLISVSTSGRWYFEEHWCRSYGLTNVIYIIVSISTLVTITTEQYFRMTEAQRGLGNSPPRQSIPLGYIIAHTTLSYSLSLLWSKYVFISRKAFCEVDWPPSGLSFTLVTSCIFLIPVSLLIYNFFGNESEEKISCDKAKLVKIESGDEESDEEKAHCRLQLAITVFLVTWSPYVIESFFTYTAQVPNVVGVGCAFIPIVTTTLIPLWYIKWKKEADRLYPVVSYIQHC